In Eleutherodactylus coqui strain aEleCoq1 chromosome 4, aEleCoq1.hap1, whole genome shotgun sequence, the following are encoded in one genomic region:
- the LOC136624432 gene encoding uncharacterized protein, translating into MYIDDILILWTDDEISFNRFVDQLNINNLGLRLTSDIQTEEISFLDIKIRKTTDGSLNTTLFRKKTATNNLLSWKSFHPVPLRRGIPKGQFLRIRRNCSNTEDFISESRSLGNRFLQRDYPKDLIDEAFYHARDMNRTELLVPKEKDTSQTIRIIGTYDTGAKSIRDVLQRYWGILRDDEDIRDFITNTPSITFRRGRNLRDRLVHSHLSPRQPETMWLGRKEIKGTFPCGDCSVCESILRSSSFRSAVRNKTFEIRDYINCKSNNVIYMATCTCPKNYIGKTTQQLRRRIQGHLGNINRKEATPLSNHMRSVHQGDISQLKFQGLEKIRSYGRRGDTDKRLLQKETEWIFRLKSVHPQGLNEILSFNCFIK; encoded by the coding sequence gtatatagatgacatcctgATTTTATGGACAGATGATGAAATCTCCTTTAATAGATTTGTAGACCAGTTAAACATCAACAACTTGGGCCTTAGGCTGACGTCTGATATACAAACAGAGGAAATATCATTTTTGGATATCAAAATTAGAAAAACTACTGACGGGAGTTTAAATACTACCTTATTCAGGAAAAAGACAGCTACCAACAATCTGTTATCCTGGAAAAGTTTTCATCCAGTACCTCTCCGACGCGGCATTCCAAAAGGCCAATTCCTTAGGATTAGGAGGAACTGTTCCAATACAGAAGACTTTATATCTGAAAGTCGAAGTCTGGGAAACAGGTTCCTCCAGAGAGACTACCCCAAGGATCTGATAGATGAGGCCTTCTACCATGCCCGAGACATGAATAGAACAGAACTACTTGTCCCAAAGGAAAAGGACACCTCCCAAACCATCCGGATCATAGGGACCTATGACACAGGTGCAAAGTCAATCAGGGATGTATTACAACGATATTGGGGCATCCTGAGGGATGACGAGGACATCCGAGACTTCATTACAAATACGCCGTCTATAACATTCCGTCGAGGAAGAAACTTGAGGGACAGGTTAGTTCATAGCCACCTATCCCCTCGCCAACCAGAAACGATGTGGCTTGGTAGGAAGGAGATCAAAGGAACATTTCCTTGTGGAGATTGCTCAGTGTGCGAATCCATCCTAAGAAGTTCCTCATTTAGAAGTGCGGTTAGAAACAAGACATTTGAGATCCGAGATTACATCAATTGCAAAAGCAATAATGTGATATATATGGCTACATGTACTTGTCCAAAAAATTACATCGGAAAGACAACACAGCAGCTACGGAGAAGGATCCAgggacatcttgggaatatcaataGAAAGGAAGCAACCCCGTTGTCCAACCATATGCGATCAGTCCATCAGGGCGACATTTCACAACTCAAGTTTCAAGGCCTCGAAAAAATTAGATCCTACGGCAGACGAGGAGACACGGACAAGAGGCTTTTGCAAAAGGAAACAGAGTGGATTTTCAGGCTCAAATCCGTCCACCCACAAGGCCTCAATGAAATCCTCTCGTTTAATTGTTTTATTAAGTGA